A single Thunnus thynnus chromosome 6, fThuThy2.1, whole genome shotgun sequence DNA region contains:
- the LOC137185065 gene encoding monocarboxylate transporter 1-like — MPAAVGGPVGYTPPEGGWGWAVVAGAFISIGFSYAFPKSITVFFKDIEAIFDATPSQVSWISSIMLAVMYGGGPISSILVNKFGSRPIIILGGCLAGSGLIAASFCNTVEQLYFFIGVVGGLGLAFNLNPALTMIGKYFYKRRPIANGIAMAGSPVFLSTLAPINSWLYDEFGWRGSFLILGGLLLNCCVAGSLMRPIGPKAPPPKPDSEVAEAKAGQPKKTVMQTINSFIDLTLFKHRGFLLYLMGNVVMFFGLFSPLVFLSNYAKSKDISKEKAAFLLSVLAFVDMVARPSMGLLANTNWVRPRVQYFFAAAVLYNGVCHVLAPLSVDYTGFVIYALFFGFAFGWLSAVLFETLMDLVGAQRFSSAVGLVTIVECGPVLLGPPLTSTFFNYYKSYDYTYICCGIILIVSSVFLFVGMGINYRLLAREKKEEERRERAEAKDEQKAMLAPASPSKSVEDGEENNVPAGVTLDDVAKMDEDTV, encoded by the exons ATGCCTGCAGCGGTGGGTGGGCCCGTGGGTTACACCCCTCCAGAGGGCGGCTGGGGCTGGGCGGTGGTGGCCGGCGCCTTCATCTCCATCGGCTTCTCCTACGCCTTCCCCAAATCCATCACCGTCTTCTTCAAAGACATCGAGGCCATCTTCGATGCCACGCCGAGTCAGGTGTCCTGGATCTCTTCCATCATGCTGGCCGTCATGTACGGAGGAG GTCCGATCAGCAGCATCCTTGTGAACAAATTCGGCAGTCGACCAATCATCATCCTCGGTGGCTGTCTGGCGGGGTCGGGGCTGATCGCAGCCTCGTTTTGCAACACTGTCGAGCAGCTCTACTTCTTCATAGGAGTAGTGGGAG GTTTGGGACTGGCCTTCAACTTGAATCCCGCCCTCACTATGATCGGTAAATACTTCTACAAGCGCCGGCCCATCGCTAACGGCATAGCTATGGCGGGCAGCCCGGTCTTCCTGTCCACTCTGGCTCCTATTAACTCCTGGCTGTACGACGAGTTCGGATGGAGAGGCAGCTTCCTCATCCTCGGAGGGCTTCTGCTCAACTGCTGCGTGGCCGGATCCCTCATGAGGCCCATCGGACCCAAAGCTCCACCTCCCAAGCCCGACTCAGAGGTAGCCGAGGCTAAAGCGGGGCAGCCTAAGAAGACGGTCATGCAGACCATCAACTCCTTCATCGACCTGACGCTGTTCAAACACCGCGGCTTCCTGCTGTACCTCATGGGCAACGTCGTTATGTTCTTCGGCCTCTTCTCTCCGCTCGTCTTCCTCTCTAATTACGCCAAGAGCAAAGACATCAGCAAGGAAAAGGCCGCCTTCCTGCTGTCGGTGCTGGCGTTCGTCGACATGGTCGCCCGGCCCTCCATGGGCCTGCTGGCCAACACCAACTGGGTCCGGCCCAGAGTGCAGTACTTCTTCGCGGCCGCCGTCCTCTACAACGGAGTGTGTCACGTTCTGGCGCCGCTGTCGGTCGATTACACCGGATTCGTGATCTACGCCCTTTTCTTCGGTTTCGCGTTCGGCTGGCTGAGCGCGGTGCTGTTCGAGACGCTGATGGACCTGGTGGGGGCGCAGAGGTTCTCCTCAGCCGTGGGTCTAGTCACTATAGTGGAGTGTGGACCGGTGCTGCTGGGACCACCGCTCACAA GTACTTTCTTTAACTACTACAAGTCATACGACTACACGTACATCTGCTGCGGCATCATCCTCATCGTCTCCAGCGTCTTCCTCTTCGTGGGAATGGGCATCAACTACAGACTGTTGGCgcgagagaaaaaagaggaggagagaagagagcgAGCGGAAGCCAAGGATGAGCAGAAAGCAATGCTGGCGCCCGCCTCGCCCTCGAAATCGGTCGAGGACGGCGAGGAGAACAACGTACCGGCCGGCGTCACGCTGGACGACGTCGCCAAGATGGACGAGGACACGgtgtag